A portion of the Naumovozyma castellii chromosome 2, complete genome genome contains these proteins:
- the CRC1 gene encoding carnitine:acyl carnitine antiporter (ancestral locus Anc_2.184), protein MSQDTSLADTTLIKEETHALKARPPVTPPANAIRDNLKSLVAGGVGGVCAVLTGHPFDLIKVRCQSGQASSTIHAIKIILKDARAIPTSNMLVNSVKGFYKGVIPPLLGVTPIFAVSFWGYDVGKKIVTRSDSSSAQLTMGQMAAAGFISAIPTTLVTAPTERIKVVLQTAGANSKTSFIGAAKNIVKDGGVKSLFKGSLATLARDGPGSALYFASYEISKKFLNDRNATAESKTGEVNIANVCLAGGIAGMSMWLVVFPIDTIKTKLQSSSGSQSMVAATREIYVKRGGIKGFFPGLGPALLRSFPANAATFLGVELTHSLFKKYNI, encoded by the coding sequence ATGTCCCAAGACACCTCCCTCGCAGACACAACCCTCATCAAGGAGGAAACGCACGCTTTGAAAGCACGTCCACCAGTGACTCCACCAGCAAACGCCATCCGTGACAACCTGAAATCGCTGGTCGCAGGTGGTGTCGGTGGTGTCTGTGCTGTGCTAACGGGCCACCCGTTCGATCTAATCAAAGTGAGATGTCAGAGTGGACAGGCAAGTTCCACCATTCACGCCATTAAAATCATCTTGAAGGATGCAAGAGCCATCCCGACTTCAAACATGCTGGTCAACTCCGTCAAGGGGTTCTACAAGGGTGTCATTCCACCATTGCTCGGTGTCACCCCAATCTTCGCCGTGTCTTTCTGGGGGTACGATGTCGGGAAGAAAATAGTCACTCGCAGTGACTCTTCTAGCGCACAATTGACAATGGGTCAGATGGCCGCAGCTGGGTTCATTAGTGCCATCCCAACTACATTGGTGACGGCCCCCACGGAGAGAATCAAAGTGGTGTTGCAAACCGCGGGTGCTAATTCAAAGACTAGTTTTATTGGGGCCGCAAAGAATATTGTCAAGGATGGTGGTGTGAAATCCTTGTTTAAGGGTTCTCTGGCGACTTTGGCTAGAGATGGACCAGGTAGTGCCTTATATTTTGCCTCATATGAGATCTCAAAGAAATTCCTGAATGATAGGAACGCCACCGCTGAGAGTAAGACTGGGGAGGTTAATATCGCTAACGTTTGTCTGGCTGGTGGGATCGCAGGGATGTCCATGTGGCTTGTCGTGTTCCCCATCGATACCATCAAGACAAAATTACAATCCTCTTCAGGAAGTCAATCTATGGTTGCTGCCACGAGAGAAATTTATGTCAAGAGAGGAGGTATTAAGGGGTTTTTCCCAGGGTTGGGACCTGCATTGTTAAGATCATTCCCTGCTAATGCTGCTACTTTCTTGGGTGTGGAATTGACTCACTCTTTgtttaagaaatataacATTTAA
- the RAS1 gene encoding Ras family GTPase RAS1 (ancestral locus Anc_2.182), whose amino-acid sequence MSLNKSNIREYKLVVVGGGGVGKSALTIQLIHSHFVDEYDPTIEDSYRKQVVIDDKVTVLDVLDTAGQEEYSAMREQYMRTGEGFLLVYSVTSKNSFEELLTYYQQIQRVKDSDYIPVVIVGNKSDLEDERQVPYQSGVNLAKQMNAPFLETSAKQAINVEEAFYTLVRLVRDNGGSFNKTNEANEDAEKNAAINNEKGINNNTTNTNPNTQPSADAASTSISNIPATTSPTISANNQDNTNRIDNLTDNINNNNARGKQSAAADQAQGMGSVSPQNAKGAKVTSKSNSQAQGQSKPARTTQQQGGASTSGADSSSGGGCCVIV is encoded by the coding sequence ATGTCTCTTAACAAGTCCAACATCAGGGAATACAAATTGGTAGTCGtcggtggtggtggtgtCGGTAAGTCCGCATTGACAATACAACTAATCCATTCGCATTTCGTCGACGAATACGATCCAACCATTGAGGACTCATATAGGAAACAAGTGGTCATTGATGACAAGGTCACCGTGCTCGATGTCCTGGACACGGCTGGACAAGAAGAATACTCGGCTATGAGAGAACAATATATGAGGACCGGGGAAGGGTTCTTATTGGTCTATTCTGTCACCTCCAAGAACTCCTTCGAGGAACTGCTGACCTATTATCAACAGATTCAAAGAGTTAAGGACTCAGATTATATTCCTGTCGTCATTGTCGGAAACAAATCCgatttggaagatgaaagaCAAGTTCCTTATCAATCTGGTGTTAATTTGGCTAAACAAATGAATGCTCCATTCTTGGAAACATCTGCAAAGCAAGCTATCAATGTGGAAGAAGCGTTTTATACTTTGGTAAGATTGGTTAGAGATAACGGTGGTTCCTTTAATAAGACTAATGAAGCCAATGAAGATGCTGAAAAAAATGCTGCTATTAATAACGAAAAGGgtatcaataataataccacAAATACAAACCCTAACACACAACCTTCGGCAGATGCTGCAAGCACAAGTATATCGAATATACCAGCAACTACTTCACCAACAATATCTGCCAATAATCAAGATAATACAAATAGAATAGACAACTTGACCGataacattaataataacaacgCAAGAGGTAAACAAAGCGCAGCTGCTGATCAGGCACAAGGAATGGGATCCGTTTCACCACAAAATGCAAAGGGAGCTAAAGTTACCTCTAAATCTAATTCACAAGCTCAAGGTCAATCCAAACCTGCAAGAACAACACAACAACAAGGTGGAGCTTCCACTTCAGGCGCTGATTCCAGCAGCGGTGGTGGCTGTTGCGTAATTGTTTAG
- the FMT1 gene encoding methionyl-tRNA formyltransferase (ancestral locus Anc_4.95), whose amino-acid sequence MSNHPLIIVSRRFLSSNTRDPLKILFFGTDEFSNLSLNALHQIKTQHPETIEHLQVVTKPSKWCGRHHSTLYTPAITPFVESLPDMPAPIPYEPKMSNVTAELSKVMETQDINMIIAVSFGHLIPASLINSSKYALNVHPSLLPRYKGSSPLQYTLLNNDTFTGVTVQELHPTKFDAGKCVAQTDPIKLEPLLKDHDATLTPGWETRLLRDRLGRIGADLLSRVILNGTYLPGCYEPVKGKYEKNLAPMIKKDMCKIDWGKNDAFEISNKFNVLGPVFTFVKSKKGEVKRVLFHEVKLVEYNEKSDSLLLRPGQFIHHQTQNAIYVKSLSAGRILKVKRLQFEGFAIEDANLFSKRLKKRCGYKNTEVMEQTFVNILN is encoded by the coding sequence ATGAGCAATCATCCTTTAATAATAGTGAGCAGAAGGTTCCTCTCCTCCAACACTCGGGACCCCTTGaagattttattttttggaaCAGATGAATTCAGTAACTTATCACTCAATGCCCTCCATCAGATAAAGACACAGCATCCGGAGACTATCGAACACCTCCAAGTGGTAACAAAACCTTCCAAATGGTGTGGAAGACACCATTCCACACTATATACGCCAGCCATAACTCCGTTTGTTGAGTCTCTCCCAGATATGCCAGCACCCATACCGTACGAACCAAAGATGTCCAATGTCACAGCAGAACTGTCCAAAGTTATGGAAACACAGGATATCAACATGATAATTGCAGTGTCTTTCGGTCATTTGATCCCGGCCTCTTTGATAAATAGCTCCAAATACGCACTTAATGTTCATCCCTCGTTATTACCAAGGTATAAAGGCTCGTCACCTTTACAATATACGTTATTGAACAATGATACGTTTACTGGGGTTACCGTGCAAGAACTGCATCCAACCAAATTTGATGCAGGTAAGTGTGTGGCACAGACGGATCCTATAAAGTTGGAACCATTATTGAAGGATCATGATGCGACGCTCACTCCAGGCTGGGAGACTAGATTGTTGAGGGATAGATTGGGCCGCATTGGTGCCGATTTATTGAGTCGTGTTATCCTCAATGGGACATATCTTCCTGGGTGTTATGAACCCGTAAAGGGGAAATACGAGAAAAATCTGGCCCCTATGATTAAGAAAGATATGTGTAAAATTGATTGGGGGAAGAACGACGCTTTTGAGATAAGCAACAAGTTCAATGTCCTTGGGCCCGTTTTCACTTTTGTTAAATCTAAAAAGGGTGAAGTTAAGAGAGTACTCTTCCATGAGGTAAAATTGGTCGAGTATAATGAGAAGAGTGATTCATTACTATTACGGCCTGGACAATTTATCCATCACCAGACTCAAAACGCAATATACGTTAAGAGCTTATCTGCTGGACGGATTTTGAAAGTGAAGAGACTACAATTTGAAGGGTTTGCCATAGAAGACGCCAATTTGTTTTCtaaaagattaaagaaacGGTGCGGCTACAAAAATACGGAGGTTATGGAGCAAACgtttgtaaatattttgaattaa
- the SCT1 gene encoding bifunctional glycerol-3-phosphate/glycerone-phosphate O-acyltransferase SCT1 (ancestral locus Anc_4.96) — MDKPLIPESRKSRKATRSSPTKPSKRSSSPPFEAYKFEEPSTFRKFAYDAILFFLTSIFHCFFREIRSRNSYKIPSSGPIIFVAAPHANQFVDPVILMEQVNKQVNRRVSFLIAEKSLHEAAIGFFARCVMAIGVVRPQDKLKLATGKITIDPENPRRVIGQGTKFLQDFKPRGLIGLPKSLGNAEIQSIESDTSLTLRKEFKTIKPEVKRLLTKGTTFKYADKVNQSLVYHKVFEHLANNDCIGIFPEGGSHDRTDLLPIKAGVAIMALGCMDKHPDVNVKIVPCGMNYFHPHKFRSRGVVEFGDPIEIPRELVEKYHNSETNKEAVKELLDTITEGLRAVTVTCVDYETLVVVQAMRRLYCTQFSSKLPLQLVVEMNRRLIKGFETYQDDPKLIQLRKDIMEYNAHLRHYNIPDHLVETAKYNFAKNLGLLVYRTVFISIAFILSLPGIIMFSPVFILANRISKRKAREALAGSTVKIKANDVIATWKILIGMGFAPLFYNIWSILITYYFRHSAVTKKFIFIVSYICCVLVTYSALIVGDIGMDIFKSLRPLYLSLTSPRGLRELQKERESLTVRIIEVVNTFGPDLFPGFDGEEFTNEFTIDEEAEDRKTMELKRRRLVRKRKAKEQNRKHELLSETDDERVTESDAVSLVNSDNSLSNIPIFSSMSGIRSETSISRSNSSISDFESDEDALIGKSDLAGKIAQAVMNRRADVDEEIGG, encoded by the coding sequence ATGGATAAACCCTTGATCCCAGAATCAAGAAAGTCCAGAAAGGCCACGAGGTCTTCACCAACCAAACCTTCTAAAAGAAGTTCTTCACCTCCCTTTGAAGCCTacaaatttgaagaacCATCAacatttagaaaatttgcATATGATgctattttatttttcctAACGAGTATCTTCCATTGTTTCTTCCGTGAAATCAGATCTCGTAATAGTTACAAAATTCCAAGTTCAGGTCCTATTATCTTTGTCGCTGCACCTCATGCTAATCAATTCGTAGACCCAGTGATCCTAATGGAACAAGTTAATAAACAAGTCAACAGAAGAGTTTCATTCTTAATTGCCGAAAAATCTTTGCATGAAGCAGCTATTGGGTTTTTTGCACGTTGTGTTATGGCAATTGGTGTTGTTAGACCTCaggataaattaaaattggCAACGGGTAAGATCACGATTGATCCTGAAAACCCAAGAAGAGTAATTGGCCAAGGAACCAAGTTTTTACAAGATTTTAAACCAAGGGGTCTAATTGGATTACCTAAATCATTGGGTAACGCtgaaattcaaagtattGAAAGTGATACATCATTAACTTTGAGAAAAGAATTTAAGACAATTAAACCAGAGGTGAAAAGATTGTTAACCAAGGGAACAACTTTTAAATATGCAGATAAAGTGAATCAATCCCTTGTGTACCATAAAGTTTTTGAACATCTAGCAAATAATGATTGTATCGGGATATTTCCAGAAGGTGGCTCTCATGATAGAACTGATTTGTTACCAATAAAGGCAGGAGTTGCTATAATGGCATTAGGTTGTATGGATAAGCATCCTGATGTTAATGTGAAAATTGTCCCATGCGGTATGAACTACTTCCATCCTCATAAGTTCAGATCAAGAGGGGTCGTTGAATTTGGTGATCCTATTGAAATTCCAAGAGAGCTTGTTGAGAAATACCATAACTCTGAAACTAATAAGGAAGCTGTTAAGGAATTGCTTGATACCATTACAGAAGGTTTACGTGCAGTAACTGTCACTTGTGTCGATTATGAAACTCTAGTGGTAGTTCAAGCTATGAGAAGATTATATTGTACCCAATTTTCATCTAAGCTACCTCTCCAATTAGTTGTTGAAATGAATAGGAGGTTAATAAAGGGTTTTGAGACGTACCAAGATGATCCTAAATTGATACAACTAAGGAAAGATATAATGGAATACAATGCTCATTTAAGACATTATAATATACCTGATCATTTGGTGGAAACAGCAAAGTATAATTTTGCCAAGAATTTAGGGTTATTAGTTTACAGAACTGTGTTTATTTCTATTGCATTTATCCTTTCCCTACCTGGTATCATTATGTTTTCACCTGTTTTCATCTTAGCAAATAGAATATCAAAGAGAAAGGCTCGTGAGGCCCTTGCAGGATCCACTGTCAAGATTAAAGCAAACGATGTTATTGCTACTTGGAAAATTCTTATCGGTATGGGATTTGCCCCGTTGTTTTACAATATTTGGTCAATTTTGATAACTTATTATTTTAGACACTCGGCAGTTactaagaaatttattttcatagTATCTTACATATGTTGTGTTTTGGTAACGTACTCTGCATTGATTGTTGGAGATATTGGTATGGACATCTTTAAATCTTTGAGACCATTGTACTTATCACTGACCTCACCAAGAGGGTTAAGAGAACTACAAAAGGAGCGTGAATCCTTGACAGtaagaattattgaagtAGTTAATACATTTGGGCCCGACTTGTTCCCAGGATTTGATGGTGAGGAATTTACTAATGAGTTTACTATAGACGAAGAAGCTGAGGATAGAAAGACCATGGAGCTAAAGAGGAGAAGGTTGGTGAGGAAAAGAAAGGCAAAGGAACAGAATCGCAAACATGAACTATTATCAGAGACCGATGACGAACGTGTTACGGAATCCGATGCTGTTTCACTTGTTAATAGTGACAACTCcctttcaaatattccaattttttcatcaatgagTGGAATTAGATCGGAGACCTCAATCTCTCGTTCAAACTCTTCTATTTCAGATTTTGAGAGTGATGAGGACGCCTTAATTGGAAAGAGTGACCTTGCCGGCAAGATTGCACAAGCAGTCATGAATAGGAGAGCAGAtgtagatgaagaaatcgGTGGttga
- the PIN2 gene encoding Pin2p (ancestral locus Anc_2.179) — protein sequence MNICQIKQTLFPRAWTDDIVNTGKSFKNWDSCMNDKPCKIIAIVGICLAVIVGLWLIGALLTCFRQGVTGIGSFICWCCSSSSRSQRQQQMAQQQNYNPAMPSQVVYQPVQQPESAYYNRQADSFYDERTPGNKRDDKNEVFELEQDFDLEKQKAKSQARRKKSLTSTRGSFLSRWTGGGGSNANDTSAGASPAAVSSQQYYTDTARNPYPNDDVYQPYGGIPNSHVNANNNNTNAYNPPSYDYNLNNNGNFY from the coding sequence ATGAATATCTGTCAAATTAAGCAAACGCTCTTCCCCAGAGCATGGACAGATGATATAGTAAACACTGGtaaaagtttcaaaaattggGACTCATGCATGAACGACAAACCATGCAAGATCATCGCCATCGTAGGTATATGTCTCGCTGTCATCGTGGGACTATGGCTCATAGGTGCCCTCCTGACTTGTTTCAGACAGGGTGTTACTGGTATTGGATCATTTATTTGCTGGtgttgttcttcctcttccaGATCGCAGAGACAACAACAGATGGCACAACAGCAGAATTATAATCCGGCAATGCCATCACAAGTCGTTTATCAACCGGTACAACAACCGGAATCTGCTTATTATAATAGACAAGCTGATTCGTTTTATGATGAGAGAACACCGGGCAATAAAAGGGATGATAAGAATGAGGTGTTTGAATTGGAACAGGATTTCGATTTGGAAAAGCAAAAGGCTAAGTCTCAGGCAAGGAGGAAGAAATCATTGACGAGCACAAGGGGTTCATTCTTAAGTAGATGGACCGGTGGCGGAGGTAGCAATGCAAATGATACGAGTGCTGGAGCATCGCCTGCTGCAGTGTCATCACAACAATATTACACGGATACAGCTAGGAACCCATACCCCAATGATGACGTGTATCAACCATATGGAGGGATACCAAACAGTCATGTCAAtgctaataataataataccaacGCTTACAACCCACCAAGTTATGATtataatttgaataataatgggaaTTTTTATTAG
- the KTR1 gene encoding alpha-1,2-mannosyltransferase KTR1 (ancestral locus Anc_2.185), translated as MTKFSIPPGREQFYKRIGICIIAAITLFVIFHGASSSSDSIGSTRFTSDVSVSVKGKNGYKYRRIDYPKYTGPKEKATFVTLARNSDLYSLVESIKAVEDRFNHKFQYDWVFLNDAEFSDEFKNVTSNLISGKTKYGVVPHEHWSFPPWIDQDKAAKVRDEMREKKIIYGDSISYRHMCRFESGFFYRHPLLDEYDWYWRVEPDIKLHCDIDYDIFKFMADNGKKYGFTISIHEYMDTIPTLWDTTKEFLKLHPEFLNKNSMLDFVSDDEGESYNSCHFWSNFEIASLNFWRGPAYTAYFDFLDKNGGFFYERWGDAPVHSIAAALFLDRNEIHHFGDLGYFHAPFHQCPLDESLRLQNKCACDPKHDFTWNAFSCGVKYYNVNHLKKPKGWEALV; from the coding sequence ATGACCAAATTCTCTATCCCCCCTGGTAGAGAGCAGTTCTACAAGCGTATTGGTATCTGCATCATTGCAGCAATCACTCTGTTTGTCATCTTCCATGGTGCCTCTTCCTCAAGCGATAGCATTGGCTCCACTAGATTCACCAGTGATGTTAGTGTTTCCGTGAAGGGTAAGAACGGGTACAAGTACAGGAGAATTGACTATCCTAAATATACTGGTCCTAAGGAGAAGGCTACTTTTGTTACTTTGGCCAGAAACAGTGATTTATATTCACTAGTGGAATCCATTAAGGCTGTTGAGGATAGATTTAATCACAAGTTTCAATATGATTGGGTTTTCTTAAACGATGCTGAATTTTCTGATGAGTTCAAGAATGTTACTAGTAATTTAATTAGTGGTAAGACTAAGTATGGTGTTGTGCCACACGAGCATTGGTCTTTCCCACCTTGGATTGATCAAGATAAAGCCGCTAAAGTGAGAGATGAAATGagagaaaagaagattatCTATGGTGATTCTATCTCTTATAGACATATGTGTCGTTTTGAAAGTGGGTTCTTTTACAGACATCCTCTATTAGATGAATATGATTGGTATTGGAGAGTGGAACCTGATATTAAGTTGCATTGTGACATTGATtatgatatttttaaatttatggCTGATAATGGTAAGAAATACGGGTTCACCATTAGTATTCATGAATATATGGATACTATTCCAACTTTATGGGATACCACTAAggaattcttgaaattacatcctgaatttttgaataagaaTAGTATGCTTGATTTTGTGagtgatgatgaaggtGAATCATACAATTCCTGTCATTTTTGgtccaattttgaaattgcctctttgaatttctgGAGAGGACCAGCATACACTGCttattttgatttcctAGATAAGAATGGTGGGTTCTTTTATGAAAGATGGGGGGATGCTCCAGTGCATTCCATTGCTGCAGCTTTATTCCTTGATCGTAAtgaaattcatcattttggTGATTTAGGTTATTTCCATGCTCCATTCCATCAATGTCCATTAGATGAGTCTCTAAGATTACAAAATAAATGTGCCTGTGATCCAAAACATGATTTCACATGGAATGCCTTCTCATGTGGTGTTAAATACTACAACGTGAACCACTTGAAGAAACCTAAGGGTTGGGAAGCCTTGGTATGA